A stretch of the Betaproteobacteria bacterium genome encodes the following:
- the lpdA gene encoding dihydrolipoyl dehydrogenase has protein sequence MDIQQTTLLIIGGGPGGYVAAIRAAQLGVATTLVEAEHLGGTCLNIGCIPSKALIHASSAFHDACAFAGDSPIGIHVDSPRIDVAQTVRWKDGIVDRLTHGVAALLKKHGVKVIMGWARIVDGKTVEVVQKGQVADTANVRISCDHLLLATGSQEIALPGMPFGSRIVSSTQALSPTVLPKRLVVVGAGYIGLELGIAYRKLGAEVAVVEALDRILPAYDDELAKPVAASMRRLGLQLHLGCKVAGFNAAGDAVRITNSKGEESDLPADQLLVAIGRAPRTQGFGLESLMLDMKGRALGIDDQCRTSMRNVWAIGDLTGEPMLAHRAMAQGEMVAEIISGERRHFTPVAIAAVCFTDPELVVVGLMPQQAVVAGLDCIHASFPFAANGRAMTLESSDGFVRVVARRDNHLIVGWQAVGKGVSELSTAFSHSMEMGACLEDVAGTIHAHPTLGEAVQEAAMRALGHAVHI, from the coding sequence ATGGACATACAACAAACAACCCTGCTCATCATCGGCGGCGGTCCCGGTGGTTACGTGGCCGCGATTCGCGCCGCGCAGCTCGGTGTGGCGACGACCCTGGTGGAAGCCGAGCACTTGGGCGGAACCTGCCTGAACATCGGCTGCATTCCATCGAAAGCGTTGATTCACGCCAGCAGCGCGTTTCATGATGCTTGCGCCTTCGCGGGTGATTCGCCAATTGGCATTCACGTTGATTCACCGCGCATCGACGTCGCACAAACCGTTCGATGGAAAGATGGCATTGTTGATCGGCTGACGCACGGTGTGGCGGCCTTGCTCAAAAAGCATGGCGTCAAGGTCATCATGGGCTGGGCACGCATTGTCGACGGCAAGACGGTTGAGGTGGTTCAAAAAGGTCAGGTGGCAGACACCGCCAACGTGCGTATTTCGTGTGACCACCTGCTGCTCGCGACGGGTTCGCAGGAAATTGCCCTGCCCGGCATGCCGTTTGGCAGTCGTATTGTCTCTTCGACGCAAGCCTTATCGCCCACGGTGCTGCCAAAGCGATTGGTGGTGGTAGGTGCAGGCTACATCGGTCTTGAACTCGGTATTGCCTACCGCAAGCTCGGCGCGGAAGTGGCGGTAGTGGAGGCGCTGGATCGCATTTTGCCCGCGTACGACGACGAGTTGGCCAAGCCGGTTGCCGCTTCAATGCGCCGGCTCGGGCTGCAACTCCACCTTGGCTGCAAGGTGGCGGGTTTCAATGCAGCGGGAGATGCCGTTCGGATAACAAATTCAAAAGGGGAAGAGTCCGACCTGCCAGCCGACCAGTTGCTGGTGGCCATCGGTCGCGCGCCGCGCACGCAAGGCTTCGGGCTGGAAAGCCTGATGCTGGACATGAAAGGTCGCGCGTTGGGCATCGACGATCAATGCCGGACGTCCATGCGCAATGTCTGGGCCATTGGTGACCTGACGGGCGAACCCATGCTCGCGCACCGCGCCATGGCGCAGGGCGAGATGGTTGCGGAGATTATTTCCGGCGAGCGGCGGCACTTTACACCGGTTGCCATCGCGGCGGTCTGCTTTACGGATCCCGAGCTGGTGGTGGTCGGGCTGATGCCGCAGCAGGCTGTGGTAGCAGGGCTTGACTGTATCCACGCCAGCTTCCCCTTTGCCGCAAACGGACGTGCCATGACGCTCGAATCAAGCGACGGATTTGTGCGCGTGGTGGCCCGGCGTGACAATCACCTCATTGTCGGCTGGCAGGCGGTTGGCAAGGGCGTGTCGGAGCTGAGCACGGCGTTTTCACACTCGATGGAGATGGGCGCCTGCCTGGAGGACGTCGCAGGTACCATTCACGCCCATCCAACGCTCGGCGAGGCCGTGCAGGAAGCCGCGATGCGCGCGCTGGGCCACGCGGTGCATATTTAA
- a CDS encoding alpha-ketoacid dehydrogenase subunit beta, which produces MTPMTMIQALRSAMDVMLERDSNVVVYGQDVGYFGGVFRCTEGLQKKYGTSRVFDAPISEGGIVGTAVGMAAYGLRPVVEIQFADYVYPATDQIVSEAARLRFRSVGDFTAPITIRMPCGGGIFGGQTHSQSPEAMFTQVCGLRTVMPSNPYDAKGLLIASIENDDPVIFLEPKRLYNGPFDGHHDKPVVPWSKHAMGMVPEGYYTVPLESAAVFRSGGALTVITYGTMVFVAEAAANESGIDAEIIDLRSIWPLDLDTIVTSVKKTGRCVVVHEATRTSGFGAELVALVQEHCFYHLEAPIERVAGWDTPYPHAQEWAYFPGPARVAAAFKRTMES; this is translated from the coding sequence ATGACGCCGATGACGATGATCCAGGCGCTGCGTTCTGCCATGGATGTCATGCTGGAACGCGACAGCAACGTAGTCGTGTATGGCCAGGATGTCGGCTATTTCGGTGGGGTGTTTCGTTGCACCGAAGGGTTACAGAAAAAGTACGGCACGTCGCGCGTATTCGATGCGCCGATCTCGGAAGGTGGCATTGTCGGCACCGCCGTGGGCATGGCGGCCTACGGGTTACGGCCAGTGGTAGAAATCCAGTTTGCCGATTATGTTTACCCTGCCACTGACCAGATCGTGTCGGAAGCAGCGCGTTTGCGTTTTCGTTCGGTCGGTGACTTTACCGCACCGATTACCATTCGCATGCCTTGTGGCGGGGGCATTTTTGGCGGGCAAACGCACAGCCAGAGCCCGGAGGCCATGTTCACGCAGGTCTGCGGCTTGCGCACGGTGATGCCTTCCAATCCCTATGACGCCAAGGGCCTGTTGATTGCTTCCATCGAGAACGATGACCCGGTCATTTTTCTCGAACCCAAGCGACTGTACAACGGGCCGTTTGATGGGCACCACGACAAGCCGGTCGTGCCATGGTCCAAACACGCGATGGGGATGGTTCCCGAAGGCTACTACACCGTGCCGCTGGAGTCGGCGGCGGTATTCCGATCCGGCGGCGCGCTGACCGTGATCACCTACGGCACGATGGTGTTCGTCGCCGAGGCGGCGGCCAACGAAAGCGGTATCGATGCAGAGATCATCGACCTGCGCAGTATATGGCCGCTGGATCTGGACACCATTGTCACCTCGGTCAAGAAGACCGGCCGCTGTGTGGTTGTGCACGAGGCGACGCGCACCAGCGGCTTTGGCGCCGAACTGGTGGCGCTGGTTCAGGAGCATTGTTTCTATCACCTCGAAGCGCCGATCGAGCGTGTGGCAGGCTGGGACACACCGTATCCGCACGCGCAGGAATGGGCGTATTTTCCCGGCCCGGCGCGGGTCGCGGCGGCATTCAAACGCACCATGGAGTCATGA
- a CDS encoding site-specific recombinase, translating into MTSNNASHLAIIAALRAMSDENADPLAQCIDLVDALRPANAENTLLATARFTALCELIELDESLRTALRNRLLALFSGRKHASFFADAGILPNTGFFSELWRRIVQRVFPAITDPAYLRDCVNLIFHRLDDHVWLDGVPTELKQRFWHALHMTEGHDEKVLLESFSQMLDAGDILAIRIGAMGLEPELVRLYPRIEERDSPFLALAAEAQQFASAYRHYLGGGETPAEDERQLHVLIDQCRDVIVRIRSRAASVGTSLALTFLLRRLEQSLRRLELLVSILAARHESSHSPVVDHADAALVALWVEFLGHAIHGEGLRQGIRGHISRTIGMLALRVTDNASRAGEHYIVAGRDEYFWMWRSAMCAGFVVGFMALIKIYSSQATLPPLGYALAYSMNYSLGFMLIHVLHWTLATKQPAMTASTIAGVISEIRGRMRDVEKLATLIVDVLRSQFAAIAGNVLVAIPTAMLLSFTIGKMTGEPIMSPEKAHHLLHQLSPIDSLGLFHAAIAGLCLFLGGLISGYYDNLAAYERIRERIEHTKWLRAMLGVTRLKRFAAYMDDNLGALAGNFFLGVMLAMVGTIGFLTGLPIDVMHVTLSSANFGLAMASLDFTVDGAVLAKSIIGIALVGFINLTISFSLALWVALRARGVGFGQTGMLASILFTRLRTDWRQFFWPRAN; encoded by the coding sequence GTGACTTCAAACAACGCTTCCCACCTCGCCATCATTGCGGCGCTCCGTGCCATGTCGGATGAAAACGCCGACCCGCTCGCCCAATGCATTGACCTTGTCGATGCGTTGCGCCCGGCCAATGCTGAAAACACGCTACTGGCCACCGCCCGTTTTACCGCACTTTGCGAACTGATCGAACTCGATGAATCGCTCCGCACTGCCCTGCGCAACCGCCTGCTCGCGTTGTTTTCCGGACGCAAGCACGCCAGTTTTTTCGCCGACGCCGGCATCCTTCCCAACACCGGATTCTTTTCAGAATTGTGGCGCCGTATCGTGCAGCGTGTATTTCCCGCCATCACCGATCCTGCCTATCTCAGGGATTGCGTCAACCTTATTTTTCACCGCCTCGATGATCACGTCTGGCTCGACGGCGTTCCCACGGAATTGAAGCAACGCTTCTGGCATGCGCTGCATATGACCGAAGGCCACGATGAAAAAGTGCTGCTGGAGTCGTTTTCGCAAATGCTCGACGCCGGTGATATCCTCGCGATCCGCATCGGCGCAATGGGACTGGAACCGGAACTGGTACGGCTATATCCACGCATCGAGGAGCGCGATTCACCATTTCTGGCACTCGCCGCGGAGGCACAGCAATTTGCGTCCGCCTATCGGCATTATCTGGGCGGCGGCGAAACACCCGCCGAAGATGAGCGTCAGCTTCACGTCCTGATCGATCAATGCCGTGACGTGATTGTGCGGATTCGCAGCCGTGCCGCAAGCGTCGGTACCAGCCTCGCCCTCACGTTTCTATTGCGCCGGCTTGAGCAGAGTCTGCGCCGGCTCGAACTGCTTGTCAGTATTCTGGCTGCCCGTCACGAGTCTTCGCACTCGCCTGTTGTCGATCATGCCGATGCGGCGCTAGTGGCGCTTTGGGTGGAGTTTCTAGGGCACGCGATCCATGGCGAAGGGTTGCGTCAGGGGATCCGCGGACACATCAGCCGTACCATCGGCATGCTGGCACTGCGTGTGACCGACAACGCCAGTCGCGCGGGTGAGCACTATATCGTCGCAGGTCGCGACGAATATTTCTGGATGTGGCGCTCGGCCATGTGTGCCGGATTCGTCGTCGGTTTCATGGCGCTGATCAAAATCTACTCTTCCCAGGCGACGCTGCCACCGTTGGGCTATGCGCTGGCGTACAGCATGAATTACTCGCTCGGCTTCATGCTGATCCATGTATTGCACTGGACGCTTGCCACCAAGCAGCCCGCCATGACCGCGTCCACCATTGCGGGCGTCATCAGTGAAATACGCGGTCGCATGCGAGACGTGGAAAAACTCGCCACGCTCATCGTTGACGTGCTGCGCAGCCAGTTTGCCGCCATTGCCGGCAATGTCCTCGTGGCGATACCCACAGCGATGCTGCTTTCGTTCACTATCGGCAAGATGACCGGTGAGCCGATCATGAGTCCGGAAAAGGCCCATCATCTACTGCACCAGCTATCCCCCATCGATAGCCTCGGCCTGTTCCACGCGGCCATTGCCGGCCTGTGCCTGTTCCTCGGTGGGTTGATTTCCGGCTATTACGACAATCTTGCGGCTTATGAACGTATTCGCGAACGCATCGAACATACAAAGTGGCTGCGTGCCATGCTAGGTGTGACGCGACTCAAACGCTTCGCCGCGTATATGGATGACAACCTTGGGGCGCTTGCGGGCAATTTTTTTCTCGGCGTCATGCTCGCCATGGTTGGTACGATCGGTTTCCTGACCGGCTTGCCGATCGACGTCATGCACGTAACTCTGTCGTCCGCCAATTTCGGACTGGCGATGGCATCACTCGATTTCACTGTCGATGGCGCGGTTCTCGCGAAGAGCATTATCGGCATCGCGCTTGTCGGCTTCATCAACCTCACCATCAGTTTTTCACTGGCCTTGTGGGTCGCATTGCGAGCGCGCGGAGTCGGGTTTGGGCAGACGGGAATGCTGGCTTCAATATTGTTTACCCGGCTGCGGACCGATTGGCGACAATTCTTCTGGCCTCGGGCAAACTAA
- a CDS encoding CopD family protein — translation MTYKIMLMLHTAAIVIWLGGMVFAHFCLRPAAIELLAIPQRIPLMHAALTRFFNIVVIAVVVVLVSGLTMMLMVGMKFAPFVWHIMFGLGVLMMAIFGHIRFGPYKRLSRCVAVADWPGAAKQLDQIRLLVVVNMGIGFGIVAMLFLGR, via the coding sequence ATGACCTACAAGATCATGCTGATGTTGCACACTGCCGCCATCGTTATCTGGCTCGGCGGCATGGTGTTTGCACATTTCTGCCTGCGGCCCGCCGCCATTGAACTGCTTGCGATACCGCAGCGCATTCCGCTGATGCATGCGGCATTGACGCGATTCTTCAATATCGTTGTGATCGCGGTGGTGGTTGTACTCGTCTCGGGCCTCACGATGATGCTGATGGTCGGCATGAAATTCGCTCCATTCGTGTGGCACATCATGTTCGGACTGGGTGTGTTGATGATGGCGATTTTCGGACATATTCGCTTTGGGCCATACAAGCGCCTGTCGAGGTGCGTGGCGGTGGCCGATTGGCCGGGAGCAGCCAAGCAGCTGGACCAGATTCGACTGCTGGTGGTCGTCAACATGGGTATCGGCTTCGGCATCGTGGCGATGCTGTTCCTCGGTCGATAA
- a CDS encoding patatin-like phospholipase family protein — protein MNFRFRFVPAIAVAWLATAAMLPEAAISAGANESSGSAGGAKRPKICLVLSGGGARGAAHLGVIKVLEEYRVPISCIAGTSMGALFGAAYATGMTVPEMQKIIGALNTEVLFKERPPRAELSMRRKQDDYNFFIGPEIGVGQGELTIGKGLVTGVQLETVLRGLSKAHGFHHFDALPIPFRAVATNLVTGKPVVFSAGELANVMRASMSVPGAIAPAEYGGMMLVDGMLTSNLPVETARAMGADIIIAVNAGTPLLKREQLTGILGVAGQMFNILTEQNVQASLALLKPTDILISPEMEDISTADFDHLEKIAPFGEAAARQLGERLAQLSLPPGEYAALRASQTNAIATDLRPADEIRFEKMQRVNPQTAKALMLTQAGQPIDQQTLNRDMRHLYGTGYFEHVNYRFIEEAGKRVLTVNAIEKTWGPDTIRLGLGLSTDFTPDAYFNIIGSYRKSWINSLGAEWRTDLQFGRTSSLLSEFYQPLNAEGIFFVAPHVALERRGANLYQGDQVVARYDTTSDLVGVDIGSQFKRYGEMRIGLVRGVFKPKLVTGTENLSPGPSHISQGALTARLVFDQVDSAYFPRSGWRGGLSLFHSNTRLGADNGYTKWDTDGSASFSFGEHTLNLSAKIGGKVGANPLPRHDQFQWGGFLQQSGYRTGQLYGEKLVFGRALYYQRIFRGGFFEGAYGGMSLELGKVGNPLVTGSPDGLLKSASIFVAADSPIGPAYLGYGRAQDGANSFYFYLGKPF, from the coding sequence ATGAACTTTCGATTCCGTTTTGTCCCGGCCATTGCCGTCGCGTGGCTGGCCACTGCTGCCATGCTCCCTGAAGCCGCTATCTCGGCCGGCGCTAACGAATCCTCCGGCTCAGCTGGCGGCGCGAAACGGCCGAAAATCTGCCTGGTACTCTCCGGTGGCGGTGCGCGTGGCGCGGCGCATCTCGGCGTAATCAAGGTATTGGAGGAATACCGCGTGCCAATAAGCTGCATCGCCGGCACCAGCATGGGCGCGCTGTTTGGTGCTGCCTACGCGACGGGTATGACCGTCCCGGAAATGCAGAAAATCATAGGCGCACTCAATACCGAGGTGCTGTTCAAGGAGAGGCCCCCGCGTGCTGAATTGTCCATGCGTCGCAAACAGGATGACTACAACTTTTTCATTGGCCCCGAGATAGGCGTGGGTCAGGGCGAACTGACCATCGGCAAGGGCCTCGTGACCGGTGTACAGCTTGAGACGGTCTTGCGCGGACTTTCGAAGGCGCATGGCTTCCACCACTTCGATGCACTGCCCATTCCGTTTCGCGCCGTCGCGACCAACCTGGTGACGGGCAAGCCCGTCGTTTTCAGCGCGGGAGAACTTGCCAATGTCATGCGCGCCAGCATGTCGGTGCCAGGGGCGATCGCGCCGGCGGAATACGGCGGAATGATGCTGGTTGACGGCATGCTCACCAGCAATTTGCCGGTGGAAACCGCGCGCGCGATGGGCGCCGACATCATCATCGCCGTCAACGCGGGCACGCCGCTGCTGAAACGCGAACAGCTGACCGGCATTCTCGGCGTGGCCGGGCAAATGTTCAACATCCTGACCGAGCAGAATGTCCAGGCTTCGCTTGCCCTGCTGAAACCCACCGATATCCTGATCTCACCTGAAATGGAGGACATCTCCACGGCGGATTTCGATCACCTGGAGAAGATTGCCCCTTTCGGCGAGGCGGCGGCCCGCCAGCTGGGGGAACGACTCGCCCAACTCTCGCTCCCACCCGGCGAGTATGCCGCGCTGCGCGCGAGCCAGACGAATGCCATTGCGACCGACTTGCGGCCTGCCGATGAAATCCGGTTTGAAAAAATGCAGCGCGTGAACCCTCAAACAGCAAAGGCGCTCATGCTGACCCAAGCGGGCCAGCCGATCGACCAGCAAACGCTCAATCGCGATATGCGCCATCTCTATGGCACAGGGTATTTTGAGCATGTGAATTATCGATTCATTGAAGAAGCGGGCAAACGCGTGCTGACGGTCAATGCAATCGAGAAAACGTGGGGGCCCGACACCATACGACTAGGCCTGGGACTGTCCACCGACTTCACGCCCGATGCCTACTTCAACATCATCGGCAGCTATCGAAAATCGTGGATTAATTCGCTCGGTGCGGAGTGGCGAACCGACCTCCAGTTCGGCCGCACGTCCAGCCTTTTGAGCGAGTTCTACCAGCCGCTCAATGCTGAGGGTATCTTTTTCGTTGCGCCACACGTGGCGCTTGAGCGTCGAGGCGCCAATCTCTATCAGGGGGATCAGGTTGTTGCCCGCTACGATACGACATCCGACCTTGTTGGCGTGGACATTGGCAGCCAGTTCAAACGCTATGGCGAGATGCGGATCGGCTTGGTACGAGGCGTATTCAAGCCAAAGCTTGTCACCGGGACGGAAAATCTGTCTCCCGGCCCATCCCATATTTCACAAGGCGCACTAACGGCCCGGCTCGTGTTCGATCAGGTCGACAGCGCCTATTTCCCCCGCTCGGGCTGGCGAGGAGGCCTGAGCCTGTTTCATTCCAATACGCGGCTCGGCGCGGACAATGGATATACGAAGTGGGATACCGATGGGAGTGCATCGTTTTCGTTCGGCGAACATACGCTCAACCTGAGCGCCAAAATCGGCGGCAAAGTTGGCGCCAATCCCTTGCCACGTCATGATCAATTCCAGTGGGGCGGTTTCCTGCAGCAATCCGGCTATCGCACTGGCCAGCTCTATGGAGAAAAGCTGGTGTTCGGGCGTGCACTGTATTACCAGCGGATTTTTCGCGGTGGCTTTTTCGAAGGTGCATATGGCGGCATGTCGCTTGAACTCGGCAAGGTCGGTAATCCGCTGGTGACAGGAAGCCCGGATGGACTGCTGAAATCCGCCAGCATCTTCGTCGCCGCGGACAGTCCAATCGGTCCCGCGTACCTCGGCTACGGGCGCGCACAGGATGGTGCCAACAGTTTCTATTTCTATCTGGGCAAGCCGTTCTAG
- a CDS encoding carboxymuconolactone decarboxylase family protein, translating to MPTVPYITDQDIDNQKVPAELMAAIRARRAGGKLLNLDRMLLNSPPIARGWNTFMGSIRRELKVSPILRELAICAIARLNRADYELLQHAPEFLAAGGTQSQLDALDAIDTAHLNTSVFSQAEITTLKLAREMSLNIEVSAATLDELRALLPNEQVVEIVGTIAAYNMVSRFLVALDIGPE from the coding sequence ATGCCAACCGTTCCTTACATCACCGATCAAGACATCGACAACCAGAAAGTTCCCGCCGAGCTGATGGCGGCCATTCGTGCGCGTCGCGCCGGCGGCAAGCTGCTGAACCTCGATCGCATGTTATTGAACAGCCCGCCGATTGCGCGCGGCTGGAATACCTTCATGGGGTCGATCCGGCGCGAGCTGAAAGTGTCGCCGATCCTGCGCGAACTCGCCATTTGCGCCATCGCGCGATTGAATCGCGCGGACTACGAACTACTGCAGCATGCACCGGAATTCCTGGCGGCGGGTGGCACGCAATCGCAACTCGATGCGCTGGACGCGATCGATACCGCGCATCTCAATACATCCGTCTTTAGCCAGGCAGAAATCACAACGCTGAAACTTGCCCGCGAGATGTCGCTGAATATTGAAGTCAGCGCGGCGACACTGGATGAGTTACGCGCGCTATTGCCCAACGAGCAGGTGGTGGAGATTGTCGGCACGATCGCCGCCTATAACATGGTGTCGCGGTTTCTGGTGGCGCTGGATATAGGCCCGGAATGA
- a CDS encoding 2-oxo acid dehydrogenase subunit E2, whose protein sequence is MVPPQHAAAVSAPQRREALASNIRPTPRKPGDKPIASPAVRRRAWEAGIELQFVPGTGSAGRVMQEDLDAYVAQGGRSQSASRTDQSYAERHDEKTIPVIGLRRKIAQKMQESKRHIPHFTYVEEVDVTELEVLRARLNASWAKDRGRLTVLPFLMRAMVLGLHEFPQINARYDDEADVVTQYGAVHMGMATQTEAGLMVPVVRHAEARDLWACATEVARLADAARTGRATREELSGSTITITSLGALGGIVSTPVINHPEVAIVGINRIVERPMIRGGAVVVRQMMNLSSSFDHRVVDGLHAAEFIQALRGYLECPAMLFVE, encoded by the coding sequence GTGGTGCCGCCCCAACATGCCGCCGCGGTGAGCGCACCTCAGCGACGTGAAGCACTGGCGTCGAACATAAGGCCAACACCACGCAAACCTGGCGACAAGCCTATCGCTTCGCCTGCCGTTCGCCGCCGCGCTTGGGAGGCGGGCATTGAATTGCAGTTTGTGCCGGGTACCGGCTCCGCCGGACGCGTCATGCAAGAAGACCTCGACGCATATGTCGCGCAAGGCGGGCGCTCACAATCCGCCAGCCGCACGGACCAAAGCTATGCCGAGCGGCACGACGAAAAAACGATTCCCGTGATCGGTCTGCGCCGCAAGATTGCACAGAAGATGCAGGAATCCAAACGCCACATTCCACACTTCACGTATGTCGAGGAAGTGGACGTGACAGAGCTGGAAGTGCTGCGCGCCCGCCTCAACGCAAGTTGGGCGAAAGACCGTGGCCGCTTGACGGTGCTTCCATTCCTGATGCGCGCCATGGTATTGGGATTGCACGAGTTCCCGCAGATCAACGCGCGCTACGACGACGAGGCCGATGTGGTGACGCAGTATGGAGCGGTACACATGGGGATGGCAACACAGACTGAAGCTGGACTGATGGTACCCGTGGTGCGGCATGCCGAGGCGCGCGACCTGTGGGCGTGTGCCACCGAAGTCGCCCGTCTGGCGGACGCCGCACGAACGGGGAGGGCCACGCGCGAAGAGTTATCGGGTTCCACCATCACCATCACCAGCCTGGGCGCATTGGGCGGAATCGTCTCGACACCCGTGATCAACCACCCCGAGGTCGCGATTGTCGGCATCAATCGCATCGTCGAGCGGCCGATGATTCGTGGTGGCGCGGTGGTGGTACGTCAAATGATGAATTTGTCTTCTTCCTTCGATCACCGTGTGGTCGATGGGCTACATGCGGCCGAGTTCATTCAAGCACTACGCGGTTACCTCGAGTGTCCGGCGATGCTATTCGTGGAATAG
- a CDS encoding malonyl-CoA decarboxylase family protein — MLNSIKGIRDKALRLRRDGLKIRRLVQACEQLLSERGEASGVSLAQDTLALYLELSKEDQVAFFQSLKAEFSPDPHEVLDAARSYAESPDSRHLAALTRAAEPPRQELLRRLNRAPGGTRAIVNMRERLLDALPKDPELRQVDDDFHHLLQSWFNPGFLHIVRVDWNTRATLLEQLIRHEAVHEIRGWNDLRRRLQDDRRCFAFFHPALPDEPLIFVEVALLAEMPAAIEPLISIDSEPKGSKDFQLAAFYSISNCQPGLRGVSLGNFLIKQVAGMLAAEFPRVKRFCTLSPIPGFRDWLRRTLATPEHLGAMPESLRQSLECVQRTMGPLLDRGITELRAATRPREKCAKDLERLCAAYLLGVGEPDGVTRDSVARFHLNNGARMDRINFAGDLSDNGLKQSLGMMVNYIYDLKTIDHNHERFVTGKTEASKQVRGLIA; from the coding sequence ATGCTGAACTCCATCAAGGGCATACGCGACAAGGCGCTTCGCCTGAGGCGCGACGGCCTGAAAATCCGCAGGCTGGTGCAGGCGTGCGAGCAATTGTTGTCAGAACGCGGCGAAGCCTCCGGCGTATCGCTGGCGCAGGACACACTGGCTTTGTATCTGGAACTGTCCAAGGAGGATCAGGTAGCTTTCTTTCAGTCGTTGAAAGCCGAATTTTCGCCCGACCCGCACGAGGTATTGGATGCAGCCCGGTCCTATGCGGAGTCACCCGACAGCCGGCATCTCGCCGCCCTCACCCGCGCGGCCGAGCCGCCGCGACAGGAATTGCTGCGTCGGCTGAATCGCGCACCCGGTGGAACGCGCGCCATCGTCAACATGCGCGAGCGGCTGCTCGATGCACTGCCGAAGGACCCCGAACTCCGGCAAGTCGATGACGATTTCCACCATCTGCTGCAATCCTGGTTCAATCCAGGTTTCCTGCATATCGTCCGCGTGGACTGGAATACACGAGCAACGTTGCTTGAACAACTCATCCGCCACGAGGCTGTTCATGAAATCCGCGGCTGGAACGATCTGCGCCGCCGTCTGCAGGATGATCGGCGCTGCTTCGCATTCTTTCATCCTGCCCTGCCGGATGAGCCGCTGATTTTTGTCGAGGTGGCGCTTTTGGCCGAGATGCCAGCCGCTATCGAGCCGCTAATCAGCATTGACAGCGAACCGAAGGGGTCGAAAGATTTTCAGCTCGCGGCGTTCTATAGCATCAGCAATTGCCAGCCGGGACTCCGCGGCGTGTCCCTTGGAAATTTCCTGATCAAACAGGTGGCGGGCATGCTGGCCGCCGAGTTCCCGCGCGTGAAACGATTTTGCACGCTATCGCCGATTCCCGGCTTTCGCGACTGGCTGCGCCGCACGCTGGCAACGCCTGAACATTTGGGCGCAATGCCCGAAAGCCTGCGGCAAAGCCTCGAATGCGTGCAGCGCACGATGGGCCCACTGCTGGATAGAGGCATCACGGAGCTGCGCGCGGCGACACGTCCCCGCGAAAAATGCGCCAAGGACCTCGAGCGACTGTGTGCGGCTTATCTGCTCGGCGTCGGCGAACCCGATGGCGTGACGCGAGACAGCGTTGCGCGCTTTCACCTGAACAACGGCGCGCGTATGGACCGGATTAATTTCGCCGGTGACCTCTCCGATAACGGCCTGAAACAATCGCTCGGCATGATGGTTAATTACATCTACGACCTGAAGACCATTGATCACAACCACGAGCGGTTTGTCACCGGGAAGACGGAAGCGTCGAAGCAGGTGCGTGGACTGATTGCCTAG